A DNA window from Pseudomonas resinovorans NBRC 106553 contains the following coding sequences:
- the hemE gene encoding uroporphyrinogen decarboxylase — translation MTVLKNDRFLRALLKQPVDVTPVWMMRQAGRYLPEYRATRAKAGNFVNLMKNPELACEVTIQPLDRYPQLDAAILFSDILTIPDAMGQGLYFETGEGPRFKKVVSSLADIEALPIPDPEQDLGYVMDAVRNIRRELNGRVPLIGFSGSPWTLATYMVEGGSSRDFRKSKAMLYDNPQAMHALLDKLAQSVTAYLNGQIRAGAQAVQIFDSWGGSLSAAAYQEFSLAYMKQIVDGLIREHDGRRVPVILFTKGGGLWLESMADSGAEALGLDWTCDIGSARARVGDKVALQGNMDPSVLYANPAAIRAEVGRILAAYGKGSGQVFNLGHGITPEVDPAHAGAFFEAVHELSAQYHG, via the coding sequence ATGACCGTCTTGAAGAACGACCGTTTCCTCCGCGCCCTGCTCAAGCAGCCCGTCGATGTCACCCCCGTCTGGATGATGCGCCAGGCCGGTCGTTACCTGCCGGAATACCGTGCCACCCGCGCCAAGGCCGGTAACTTCGTCAACCTGATGAAGAACCCCGAGCTGGCCTGCGAAGTCACCATCCAGCCGCTGGACCGTTACCCGCAGCTGGACGCGGCAATCCTCTTCTCCGACATCCTCACCATCCCCGACGCCATGGGCCAGGGTCTGTACTTCGAGACCGGCGAAGGCCCGCGCTTCAAGAAGGTCGTGAGCAGCCTGGCCGATATCGAGGCCCTGCCGATCCCGGACCCGGAGCAGGACCTGGGCTACGTGATGGACGCCGTGCGCAACATCCGCCGCGAGCTGAACGGCCGCGTGCCGCTGATCGGCTTCTCCGGCAGCCCCTGGACCCTGGCCACCTACATGGTCGAGGGCGGTTCCAGCCGCGACTTCCGCAAGTCCAAGGCGATGCTCTACGACAACCCCCAGGCCATGCACGCGCTGCTCGACAAGCTGGCCCAGTCGGTCACCGCCTACCTCAACGGCCAGATCAGGGCCGGCGCCCAGGCGGTGCAGATCTTCGACTCCTGGGGCGGCAGCCTGTCGGCGGCGGCCTACCAGGAATTCTCCCTGGCCTACATGAAGCAGATCGTCGACGGCCTGATCCGCGAACACGACGGTCGCCGCGTGCCGGTGATCCTCTTCACCAAGGGCGGCGGCCTCTGGCTGGAATCCATGGCTGACAGCGGCGCCGAGGCCCTGGGCCTGGACTGGACCTGCGACATCGGCAGCGCCCGCGCCCGCGTCGGCGACAAGGTGGCCCTGCAAGGCAACATGGACCCGTCGGTGCTCTACGCCAACCCGGCGGCCATCCGCGCCGAAGTGGGGCGGATCCTCGCCGCCTACGGCAAGGGCTCGGGCCAGGTGTTCAACCTCGGCCACGGCATCACCCCGGAAGTCGACCCGGCCCACGCCGGCGCGTTCTTCGAGGCGGTGCACGAGCTGTCGGCGCAGTACCACGGCTGA
- the mscK gene encoding mechanosensitive channel MscK yields MIASLRTFFAAAVLGLCLAPTYLQAAPVAGAALPKASPAASKPAEGEAAAKPSIEEQTQTFVANQQESEASLAALKRQLSDAPRLISESQRELTRLKSSPPVPVKERYGKSELTQLEKLLDERSNQLAEMQKALAEANSLIITSQTRPERAQAEISSNQTRTQQIGIILKSGKDAGKAVTEEQRPLLNAELTALAAQTELRREELAGNSLLQDLGNSRRDLLAERIRRLEQETQDLQLLINDMRRESSEQTVAELSRDAEKATPDSVLAKENDINLKMSDYLLRATDRLNELTQQNLQTRQQLDNLSQADQALEEQISVLKGSLLLSKILYQQRQALPKLHLDKDLANDIGDIRLYQFELNQQRDKLANPQAYVDNLLAEQPAEQVTPELRATLTNLISTRGELLDRLSRELNTLLNESITLQLNQKQLQETSQALRNTLDEQMFWIPSNKPLDLSWLKTAPHLLEKQLQEMPWGAGVRELGEGLVDRPWLFLPLLLTIGALLWKRRYIHARLHEINQDVGHFKRDSQLHTPLALLLTVLLALPVGLGLSLCGYALQMDARGQNATLGAALFEMAQAWMVFYTLYRVLAPGGIAELHFGWDRPQVAFLRGQIRRLGGVVMALVAIVTVAEHQPAALAEDIIGIMVVLSCYTLMTLVLSNLLLAEPMREQTSPFRLLIGVGFTLLPLGFIVAVGFGYYYTSLKLTDRLIITLYLLIVVLLVEATFVRGLAVAARRLAYQRVLAKRQAQTKENAEGEEVAVEEPVLDIEKVNEQSLRLIRLALLGVFITGLYLVWADLISVLAYLDQVNLYQYSSGTGDAATQVPISLLDVLGALIIAGITIALARNLPGLLEVLVLSRLKLAQGSAYATTTLLSYAIAGLGFVSALSTLGVSWDKLQWLVAALSVGIGFGMQAIFANFISGLILLFERPVRIGDLVTIGTVTGTVNRIRIRATHITDSDRKEVIVPNQTFLTSQLINWTLTDTVTRIVLVYNVNRGADLELVRKLLLQAAQENPRVLRDPAPNVQLKTYGASTLEHELKIYVRELGDRGLATDELNRRVDQLFQEHDINVSSVPKMDVTLSRKTEHSVGEESEAAAEQQPARDKTPTPEVR; encoded by the coding sequence ATGATTGCTTCCTTGCGCACCTTTTTCGCTGCCGCCGTGCTGGGCCTCTGCCTCGCCCCGACTTACCTGCAAGCCGCGCCCGTCGCAGGCGCCGCCCTGCCCAAGGCCTCGCCCGCCGCCAGCAAGCCCGCCGAAGGCGAAGCCGCGGCCAAGCCCTCGATCGAGGAGCAGACCCAGACCTTCGTCGCCAACCAGCAGGAAAGCGAGGCGAGCCTCGCCGCCCTCAAGCGCCAGCTGAGCGATGCGCCCCGCCTGATCAGCGAATCCCAGCGCGAACTGACGCGCCTGAAGAGCAGCCCGCCGGTGCCGGTGAAAGAGCGTTACGGCAAATCCGAACTCACCCAGCTGGAAAAACTGCTGGACGAGCGCAGCAACCAGCTGGCCGAGATGCAGAAGGCGCTGGCTGAAGCCAACAGCCTGATCATCACCTCCCAGACCCGCCCGGAACGCGCCCAGGCCGAGATCAGCAGCAATCAGACGCGCACCCAGCAGATCGGCATCATCCTCAAGTCCGGCAAGGACGCGGGCAAGGCCGTTACCGAGGAACAGCGCCCCCTCCTCAACGCCGAACTGACCGCCCTCGCCGCCCAGACCGAGTTGCGCCGCGAGGAACTGGCCGGCAACAGCCTGCTGCAGGATCTCGGCAACAGCCGCCGCGACCTGCTGGCCGAGCGCATCCGCCGCCTGGAACAGGAAACCCAGGACCTGCAGCTGCTGATCAACGACATGCGCCGGGAAAGTTCCGAGCAGACCGTCGCCGAGCTCTCCCGCGATGCCGAGAAGGCCACGCCGGACAGCGTTCTGGCGAAGGAAAACGACATCAACCTGAAGATGTCCGACTACCTGCTGCGCGCCACCGACCGCCTCAATGAACTGACCCAGCAGAACCTGCAGACACGCCAGCAGCTGGACAACCTCAGCCAGGCCGACCAGGCCCTGGAAGAGCAGATCAGCGTGCTCAAGGGCAGCCTGCTGCTGTCCAAGATCCTCTACCAGCAGCGGCAGGCCTTGCCCAAACTGCACCTGGACAAGGACCTGGCGAACGACATCGGCGATATCCGCCTCTACCAGTTCGAGCTCAACCAGCAGCGCGACAAGCTGGCCAATCCCCAAGCCTATGTCGACAACCTGCTCGCCGAGCAGCCGGCGGAGCAGGTCACCCCTGAATTGCGCGCCACCCTGACCAACCTGATCAGCACCCGTGGCGAACTGCTCGATCGCCTCAGCCGCGAACTGAACACGCTGCTCAACGAATCCATCACCCTGCAACTCAACCAGAAACAGCTGCAGGAAACCTCCCAGGCGCTGCGCAACACCCTCGACGAGCAGATGTTCTGGATTCCCAGCAACAAGCCGCTGGACCTCTCCTGGCTGAAAACCGCACCGCACCTGCTGGAGAAGCAGCTGCAGGAAATGCCCTGGGGCGCAGGGGTACGCGAGCTGGGCGAAGGCCTGGTGGACCGTCCCTGGCTGTTCCTGCCACTGTTGCTGACCATCGGCGCGCTGCTGTGGAAACGCCGCTACATCCACGCCCGTCTCCACGAGATCAACCAGGACGTCGGCCACTTCAAGCGTGACAGCCAGCTGCACACCCCGCTGGCCCTGCTGTTGACCGTGCTCCTGGCGTTGCCGGTGGGCCTGGGGCTGTCGCTCTGCGGCTATGCCCTGCAGATGGACGCCCGTGGTCAGAACGCGACCCTGGGTGCCGCGCTGTTCGAGATGGCCCAGGCCTGGATGGTGTTCTACACCCTCTACCGCGTGCTCGCGCCCGGCGGCATCGCCGAGCTGCACTTCGGCTGGGACCGCCCGCAAGTCGCCTTCCTGCGTGGCCAGATCCGCCGCCTCGGCGGCGTGGTCATGGCCCTGGTGGCCATCGTCACTGTCGCCGAGCACCAGCCCGCCGCCCTGGCCGAAGACATCATCGGGATAATGGTGGTGCTCAGCTGCTACACGCTGATGACCCTGGTACTGAGCAACCTGCTGCTGGCCGAACCCATGCGCGAGCAGACCTCGCCCTTCCGCCTGCTCATCGGCGTGGGCTTCACCCTGCTGCCGCTGGGCTTCATCGTCGCCGTGGGCTTCGGCTACTACTACACCTCCCTCAAGCTTACCGACCGCCTGATCATCACCCTCTACCTGCTGATCGTGGTGCTGTTGGTGGAAGCCACCTTCGTCCGTGGCCTGGCCGTCGCGGCGCGGCGCCTGGCCTACCAGCGTGTGCTCGCCAAGCGCCAGGCGCAGACCAAGGAGAACGCCGAAGGCGAGGAAGTGGCCGTCGAGGAGCCGGTACTGGATATCGAGAAGGTCAACGAGCAGTCCCTGCGGCTGATTCGCCTGGCCCTGCTGGGCGTGTTCATCACCGGGCTGTACCTGGTCTGGGCCGACCTGATCAGCGTCCTCGCCTACCTCGACCAGGTGAACCTGTACCAGTACTCCAGCGGCACCGGCGACGCCGCCACCCAGGTGCCCATCAGCCTGCTCGACGTGCTCGGCGCGCTGATCATCGCCGGCATCACCATCGCCCTGGCGCGCAACCTGCCCGGCCTGTTGGAAGTGCTGGTGCTGTCGAGGCTGAAGCTGGCCCAGGGCAGCGCCTACGCCACTACCACCCTGCTCTCCTACGCCATCGCCGGCCTCGGTTTCGTCAGTGCGCTTTCGACCCTCGGGGTCAGCTGGGACAAGCTGCAATGGCTGGTGGCCGCCCTCTCGGTGGGTATCGGCTTTGGCATGCAGGCGATCTTCGCCAACTTCATCTCTGGCCTGATCCTGCTGTTCGAGCGCCCGGTGCGCATCGGCGACCTGGTGACCATCGGCACCGTCACCGGCACGGTGAACCGGATTCGCATCCGCGCCACGCACATCACCGACAGCGACCGCAAGGAAGTGATAGTGCCCAACCAGACCTTCCTTACCAGCCAGTTGATCAACTGGACCCTGACCGACACCGTCACCCGCATCGTGCTGGTGTACAACGTCAACCGCGGCGCCGACCTGGAACTGGTGCGCAAGCTGCTGCTGCAAGCCGCCCAGGAAAACCCCCGCGTGCTGCGCGACCCTGCGCCCAACGTCCAGCTGAAGACCTACGGCGCCAGCACCCTGGAGCACGAGCTGAAGATCTACGTGCGCGAGCTGGGCGACCGCGGCCTGGCCACCGACGAGCTGAACCGGCGCGTCGATCAGCTGTTCCAGGAGCACGACATCAACGTCTCCAGCGTGCCGAAGATGGACGTCACCCTCAGCCGCAAGACCGAGCATTCGGTGGGCGAGGAGAGCGAAGCGGCCGCCGAGCAACAGCCCGCACGGGACAAGACCCCCACGCCGGAGGTTCGCTGA
- a CDS encoding sulfite exporter TauE/SafE family protein: MKIRDLDLSQSPLNSEHQALGIPPVEDFVTHPDDHPVLRAAMWAAVLILVSLLGFLAWRLFFGDHGGESGLDIIESALSSPTFWSAVAVGFLAQVVDGALGMAYGITATSFLLTAGASPAAASASVHIAEVFTTGLSGISHVKLGNVNKSLFLRLLLPGIIGAVLGAVLITTFDGAVLKPFISAYLLLMGLYILSKAYRHVAQRRAPKHVAKLALFGGFVDAAGGGGWGPVVTSSLLGSGSDPRTTIGSVNFAEFFLTISSAASFILLAGELNTWLMVAGLVFGGLFAAPFAALLCKKLPARVLLTIVGCLITCISAFNIYMALR, translated from the coding sequence ATGAAGATTCGCGATCTCGACCTGAGCCAGAGCCCGCTCAACTCCGAACACCAGGCCCTGGGCATTCCCCCCGTCGAGGACTTCGTTACCCATCCCGACGACCACCCGGTCCTGCGCGCCGCCATGTGGGCGGCCGTGCTGATCCTGGTGAGCCTGCTCGGCTTCCTCGCCTGGCGCCTGTTCTTCGGTGACCACGGTGGCGAGAGCGGCCTGGACATCATCGAGAGCGCCCTTTCCAGCCCCACCTTCTGGAGTGCGGTAGCCGTGGGCTTCCTCGCCCAGGTAGTGGATGGCGCCCTCGGCATGGCCTATGGCATCACCGCCACCAGCTTCCTGCTCACGGCCGGCGCATCGCCAGCCGCGGCCAGCGCCAGCGTGCACATCGCCGAAGTCTTCACCACCGGCCTCTCCGGCATTTCCCATGTGAAGCTGGGCAATGTGAACAAGTCGCTGTTCCTGCGCCTGCTGCTGCCCGGCATCATCGGCGCCGTGCTGGGCGCGGTGCTGATCACCACCTTCGACGGCGCTGTGCTCAAGCCCTTCATCTCCGCCTACCTGCTGCTGATGGGCCTGTACATCCTGAGCAAGGCCTACCGCCACGTGGCCCAGCGCCGCGCGCCCAAGCATGTGGCCAAGCTCGCCCTGTTCGGCGGTTTCGTCGACGCCGCCGGCGGTGGCGGCTGGGGTCCGGTGGTCACCAGCAGCCTGCTGGGCTCGGGCAGCGACCCGCGCACCACGATCGGCTCGGTGAACTTCGCCGAGTTCTTCCTGACCATTTCCAGCGCCGCCTCCTTCATCCTCCTGGCGGGCGAGCTGAACACCTGGTTGATGGTGGCCGGCCTGGTCTTCGGCGGCCTGTTCGCCGCCCCCTTCGCCGCCCTGCTGTGCAAGAAGCTGCCGGCCCGCGTGCTGCTGACCATCGTCGGCTGCCTGATCACCTGCATCAGCGCCTTCAACATCTACATGGCCCTGCGCTGA
- a CDS encoding ParA family protein encodes MRRVVFNQKGGVGKSSIACNLAAVSASQGYRTLLIDLDAQANSTHYLTGLTGDEIPMGIADFFKQTLSATAFRKGKVDIYETPYDNLHVVTATAELADLQPKLEAKHKINKLRKLLEDLGEDYDRIYLDTPPALNFYTVSALIAADRCLIPFDCDSFSRNALYGLLAEIEELKEDHNEGLEVEGIVVNQFQPRATLPQQLLDELLEEGLPVLPVNLMMSVKMRESHQACKPLIYLDRNHKLTQQFVELHDLLES; translated from the coding sequence ATGCGGCGCGTGGTGTTCAATCAGAAGGGTGGCGTGGGCAAGTCCAGCATCGCCTGCAACCTGGCGGCGGTGAGTGCTTCGCAGGGCTATCGCACCCTGTTGATCGACCTGGATGCCCAGGCCAACTCCACCCATTACCTCACCGGCCTGACCGGCGACGAGATCCCCATGGGGATCGCCGACTTCTTCAAGCAGACGCTTTCGGCCACCGCCTTCCGCAAGGGCAAGGTGGATATCTACGAAACCCCCTACGACAACCTGCACGTGGTGACGGCCACCGCGGAGCTGGCCGACCTGCAGCCCAAGCTGGAGGCCAAGCACAAGATCAACAAGCTGCGCAAACTGCTGGAAGACCTGGGCGAGGACTACGACCGGATCTACCTGGATACGCCGCCAGCCCTGAACTTCTATACGGTTTCTGCGCTGATCGCGGCTGATCGCTGCCTGATTCCCTTCGACTGCGACAGTTTTTCGCGCAATGCCCTCTATGGGCTGCTGGCCGAAATCGAGGAACTGAAGGAAGACCACAACGAGGGTCTGGAAGTGGAGGGCATCGTGGTCAACCAGTTCCAGCCGCGCGCCACCCTGCCGCAGCAACTGCTGGACGAGTTGCTGGAAGAGGGGCTGCCGGTGCTGCCGGTGAACCTGATGATGTCGGTGAAGATGCGTGAGTCGCACCAGGCCTGCAAACCGCTGATCTACCTCGACCGCAACCACAAGCTGACCCAGCAGTTCGTCGAGCTGCACGACCTGCTGGAAAGCTGA
- a CDS encoding YiiD C-terminal domain-containing protein translates to MSMPPELVRQLTEEQIAFVKRSGLKAELLEPGHIRLCMPLAGNQNHIGTLYAGALFTLAEMPGGALFLTSFDTRRFYPIVKEMNLRFRRPAKGDIRVEARLDQAEITRIQEEAEANGKAEYQLELQLLDASGEVVAESRGLYQLRKH, encoded by the coding sequence ATGTCCATGCCCCCCGAGCTGGTCCGCCAGCTGACCGAAGAACAGATCGCCTTCGTCAAACGCAGCGGCCTCAAGGCCGAGCTCCTCGAGCCCGGCCACATACGCTTGTGCATGCCGCTGGCCGGCAACCAGAACCATATCGGCACCCTCTACGCCGGCGCCCTGTTCACCCTGGCCGAGATGCCCGGCGGCGCGCTCTTTCTCACCAGCTTCGATACCCGCCGCTTCTACCCCATCGTCAAGGAGATGAACCTGCGCTTCCGCCGCCCGGCCAAGGGCGACATCCGTGTGGAAGCCCGCCTCGACCAGGCCGAGATCACCCGCATCCAGGAGGAAGCCGAAGCCAACGGCAAGGCCGAGTATCAACTGGAGCTGCAGTTGCTGGACGCCAGCGGCGAGGTAGTGGCCGAAAGCCGTGGGCTCTACCAGTTGCGCAAGCACTGA
- the trxC gene encoding thioredoxin TrxC, whose translation MTDPLLIPCAQCAGLNRIPAARLGDSPRCGHCKAAVLPAAPFDLDEAGFAKQLRGDLPLLVDVWADWCGPCKAFAPIYQQAAGQLQGRCRLGKLDSEANRQLAGQLGIRSIPTLILFKDGKEVARQSGALPLPQLLAWLNGQGV comes from the coding sequence ATGACCGATCCCCTGCTCATTCCCTGCGCCCAGTGCGCAGGCCTCAACCGTATTCCCGCCGCCCGCCTGGGCGACTCGCCGCGTTGCGGCCACTGCAAGGCCGCCGTCCTGCCGGCTGCACCCTTCGACCTCGATGAAGCCGGCTTCGCCAAGCAGCTGCGCGGCGACCTGCCGCTACTGGTGGATGTCTGGGCGGACTGGTGCGGCCCCTGCAAGGCCTTCGCGCCCATCTACCAACAGGCCGCCGGCCAGCTCCAGGGCCGCTGCCGCCTGGGCAAGCTGGACAGCGAGGCCAACCGGCAGCTGGCCGGCCAACTGGGCATCCGTTCCATCCCGACCTTGATCCTGTTCAAGGACGGCAAGGAGGTCGCCCGCCAGAGCGGCGCCCTGCCCCTGCCGCAACTGCTGGCCTGGCTGAACGGCCAGGGCGTCTGA
- a CDS encoding universal stress protein, translating into MFKHILVAHDLSGEADIALRRATQLAHQHGARLSLLHVLEDHLPNAVQDKLRDSVQQHLTERLAQLRATDCQVLLRKGRPAQQILDEMSDSQADLLVIGRHHHNAPELFIGTTLERVARHLAQPLLLVTVEQPEQPYQRAAVALDFSLCACDALRKACVLLPQSARLVALNVMELGSRLLSRGGQSGDFLATQRELLGKLLEDELAGLANEAPEVALDVVRGALPKALDEAIAGQRPQLLALGSHGRSLISQALLGSLALRYLQNPPCDLLLVK; encoded by the coding sequence ATGTTCAAGCACATCCTGGTCGCCCATGACCTCAGCGGCGAGGCCGACATCGCCTTGCGCCGCGCCACCCAGCTCGCCCACCAGCACGGCGCGCGACTGTCCCTGCTGCATGTGCTCGAAGACCACCTGCCCAATGCCGTGCAGGACAAGCTGCGCGACTCGGTCCAGCAGCACCTGACCGAACGCCTGGCGCAACTGCGGGCCACCGATTGCCAGGTACTGCTGCGCAAGGGGCGCCCCGCCCAGCAGATCCTCGACGAAATGAGCGACAGCCAGGCCGATCTACTGGTGATTGGCCGGCACCACCACAACGCACCCGAGCTGTTCATCGGCACCACCCTGGAGCGCGTTGCCCGTCACCTGGCCCAGCCCCTGCTGCTGGTCACCGTTGAACAACCGGAGCAACCCTACCAACGGGCCGCCGTGGCACTGGACTTTTCCCTTTGCGCCTGCGACGCGCTGCGCAAGGCCTGCGTGCTGCTGCCGCAAAGCGCCCGCCTGGTGGCCCTGAACGTGATGGAGCTGGGCAGCCGCCTGCTGTCCAGGGGTGGGCAATCGGGGGACTTCCTCGCCACCCAGCGCGAGCTGCTGGGCAAGCTATTGGAAGACGAACTGGCCGGACTCGCCAATGAGGCGCCCGAGGTGGCGCTGGACGTGGTGCGCGGCGCCCTGCCGAAAGCGCTGGATGAGGCCATCGCCGGGCAACGCCCCCAGCTGCTGGCCCTAGGCAGCCACGGCCGCAGCCTGATTTCCCAGGCACTGCTGGGCAGCCTAGCCCTGCGCTACCTGCAGAACCCGCCCTGCGACCTGTTGCTGGTCAAATAA
- a CDS encoding aspartate/glutamate racemase family protein yields MRMLGVLGGMSWESTVTYYQLLNRGVRERLGGLHSAPLLLHSVDFAQIAAQQKAGEWDAAGDVLAEAARGLERAGATALLLATNTMHKVAAAIEAAVDIPLLHIGDAVGQALREGGIERAALLGTRFTMQEAFYRERLSQRFGIQVLVPGDKAMVEIDRVIFQELCVGRFLPDARAFYLDQLERLRAQGAQAAILGCTEIGLLLEGCASPLPLVDSGERHVAMGLEWMLGE; encoded by the coding sequence ATGAGGATGCTGGGCGTGTTGGGCGGGATGAGCTGGGAGTCCACCGTGACCTACTACCAGTTGCTCAACCGTGGCGTGCGCGAGCGCCTGGGTGGGCTGCACTCGGCGCCGTTGCTGCTGCATTCGGTAGATTTCGCGCAGATCGCCGCGCAGCAGAAAGCCGGCGAATGGGACGCCGCCGGCGACGTGCTGGCGGAGGCTGCGCGAGGCCTGGAGCGTGCCGGTGCGACGGCGCTGCTGCTGGCCACCAACACCATGCACAAGGTGGCGGCGGCCATCGAGGCGGCGGTGGATATCCCGCTGCTCCACATCGGCGATGCCGTGGGCCAGGCGCTACGCGAGGGCGGCATCGAACGCGCGGCGCTGCTGGGCACCCGCTTCACCATGCAGGAAGCTTTCTACCGTGAGCGTCTCAGCCAGCGCTTCGGCATCCAGGTGCTGGTGCCCGGCGACAAGGCGATGGTGGAGATCGACCGGGTGATTTTCCAGGAACTCTGTGTGGGCCGTTTCCTGCCGGATGCGCGGGCCTTCTACCTGGACCAGCTGGAACGACTGCGCGCCCAGGGCGCCCAGGCGGCCATCCTCGGCTGCACCGAGATCGGCCTGCTGCTGGAGGGCTGCGCATCGCCGTTGCCCCTGGTGGACAGCGGCGAGCGGCATGTGGCCATGGGGCTTGAATGGATGCTCGGCGAGTAG
- the selO gene encoding protein adenylyltransferase SelO, which yields MKTLDQLQFDNRFARLGDAFSTEVLPEPIAEPRLVVASPSAMALLDLDPAEAETQVFAELFSGHKLWSEAEPRAMVYSGHQFGAYNPRLGDGRGLLLGEVLNDAGEHWDLHLKGAGQTPYSRMGDGRAVLRSSIREFLASEYLHALGIPTSRALCVTGSSTPVYRESRETGAMVMRLAPSHVRFGHFEYFYYTRQHEQLEALGRHVMECHFPACLETEQPWAAFFREVLERNAAMIALWQAYGFCHGVMNTDNMSILGITFDYGPYAFLDDFDAKHICNHSDDTGRYSFSNQVPIAHWNLAALAQALTPFVEVEQLRETLNLFLPLYQAHYLDLMRRRLGFTSADEQDEALVQRLLQLMQGSAVDYSQFFRRLGEQAPEQALNKLREDFVDLAGFDAWAADYRARAARDGDDQQARRSRMHAVNPKFVLRNYLAQRAIEAAQQGDYSEVRQLHAVLSRPFDEQPGMETYAERPPEWGKHLEISCSS from the coding sequence ATGAAGACACTCGACCAACTGCAGTTCGACAACCGCTTCGCCCGCCTGGGCGACGCCTTCTCCACCGAGGTGCTGCCCGAACCCATCGCCGAGCCGCGCCTGGTGGTGGCCAGCCCGTCGGCCATGGCCCTGCTCGACCTCGATCCGGCCGAGGCCGAGACCCAGGTGTTCGCCGAGCTGTTTTCCGGGCACAAGCTCTGGTCCGAGGCCGAGCCAAGGGCGATGGTCTATTCGGGGCACCAGTTCGGCGCCTACAACCCGCGCCTGGGCGACGGGCGTGGGCTGCTGCTGGGCGAGGTGCTCAACGACGCGGGCGAGCACTGGGACCTGCACCTCAAGGGCGCCGGCCAGACTCCCTATTCACGCATGGGCGACGGCCGCGCCGTGCTGCGCAGTTCGATCCGCGAGTTCCTCGCCAGCGAATACCTGCACGCCCTGGGCATCCCCACCAGCCGTGCGCTGTGCGTGACCGGTTCCTCCACGCCGGTGTACCGGGAAAGCCGCGAGACCGGCGCCATGGTCATGCGCCTGGCGCCCAGCCATGTGCGCTTCGGCCATTTCGAGTACTTCTATTACACCCGCCAGCACGAGCAACTCGAGGCCCTGGGGCGGCACGTCATGGAGTGCCACTTCCCCGCGTGCCTGGAAACCGAGCAGCCCTGGGCCGCGTTCTTCCGCGAGGTGCTGGAGCGCAACGCCGCCATGATCGCCCTCTGGCAGGCCTACGGCTTCTGCCACGGGGTGATGAACACCGACAACATGTCCATCCTCGGCATCACCTTCGACTACGGCCCCTACGCCTTCCTCGACGACTTCGATGCCAAGCACATCTGCAACCACTCCGACGACACCGGTCGCTACAGCTTCAGTAACCAGGTGCCCATCGCCCACTGGAACCTGGCGGCCCTGGCCCAGGCCCTGACGCCCTTCGTCGAGGTGGAGCAACTGCGGGAAACCCTCAACCTGTTCCTGCCGCTCTACCAGGCCCATTACCTTGACCTGATGCGCCGCCGCCTGGGCTTCACCTCGGCGGACGAGCAGGACGAAGCCCTGGTGCAACGCCTGCTGCAGCTGATGCAGGGCAGCGCGGTGGACTACAGCCAGTTCTTCCGCCGCCTCGGCGAGCAGGCACCGGAACAGGCGCTGAACAAGCTGCGGGAAGACTTCGTCGACCTGGCGGGATTCGACGCCTGGGCCGCCGACTACCGGGCCCGCGCGGCGCGGGACGGCGACGACCAGCAGGCGCGGCGGAGCCGCATGCACGCGGTGAACCCCAAGTTCGTGCTGCGCAACTACCTGGCCCAGCGCGCCATCGAGGCCGCCCAGCAGGGCGACTACAGCGAGGTGCGCCAGCTGCACGCGGTGCTTTCGCGGCCCTTCGACGAGCAGCCCGGCATGGAAACCTACGCCGAGCGTCCGCCGGAATGGGGCAAGCACCTGGAGATCAGCTGCTCGTCCTGA